A segment of the Chryseobacterium scophthalmum genome:
CTCGTGCCAAACAAGCCATCATAACCTGCACTTCCAAAATAGGTGCTCCAGATTCTGTTTCCGGTAAAATCAAATTTAGATAAGAACAAATCACCATTTACCAATTGATTTTTATAAGCGCCTGTAGTTGCAAAATAATTTGGGTACGCATCATCTTCATTCTGTCCGCTTACATAGATTCCGGTAGAATTAACTTCAATAGCACTGATGCCATAGCCTGTAAATGAAGTAGGATGAATAGGAGTACCATAAAAAGTACCCCAAATTTTTTGACCTGTATTGGCGTTAAATTTTAAAATGAGATTATTTGCGGTTGCGGTTGGCTGAAATGTTCCGGGATTGGTGAAATTTCCAGGCATTTGTGGTGAATAAGCTGTTACAAGATATAATTCATCATTAAACCATTTGAAATCAAAAATTCCGGGAGTTGAAAATGTTCCCCATAATTTCTGTCCTGAAGGACTAAGTTTTACAAGATATGAATTCTCCTGACTATTTCCGCCTATGTTATAGCTTACAAAATTTTCCTGAAATACTCCGGGAGTTCCCAGTCCAGGAATATCATATTTTACAGATCCTAACAGATAAATATTCTGATTGTCATCAAACCTTAAGCTTATAGTATTGTTTGGTATATAAGTAGTCCACATTACATTATGAGAAGGGTCGTATTTTGTAAGTGTATAAGTTTGATTGCCTGCTGTATTTACATTTTGATTGAGCCAGGTTCCTGATGTTGCTAAATTGGGAATTTGTGAAGGATAATTTTTTAGTACATAAACATTTCCAGAATTATCAACTCCAATGATTTTCTCAAAATCATTGGAAATACCGTTATAACCTCCCATAATCATTTGTCCGCTAGGGGAAATTTTTGCTGAATAATAGTTTTGTTGACTCGGAACAATCATATTTCCGCCACCGACTACATATTGATTATAATAAGATGGATTGTAACTGCTTTGATAAGAAGTATGTCCGTTGGCAATAATATTTTGTTGAGGATCAATGAAAAATGAATTTCCATTTAAAGTAAAATCACCAAGATAAGTACCTGTAGCTCCTATATAAGTTCCCCAAGTTCGTTCGTAAGGAAATGTTTGTGCTTTAAAAAATATAGAAAGTGAGCCAAATGCGATTAATACAAGTGATTTTGATGTCATGGTTTAATTTTTAATTCACCGGCAATATAGTTATTTTATTTAAAACGATTTTAATTGATAAGTGATTAGTATCATGAGCTATATTATCCACAATAAATTGTGGATAACTTGTGAATTTTAACATTAAATTCATATTTCGTATTAAAAATATTCCTACATTTACTATGTAATAAAAATGACATGAATCTTTTTCTTGCCTTTTTCGACTTCGAAATCGCAATTAAATTTGAAATAAAAATTTAAGCACAGCATCGTCGGCTGTGCTTTTTTGTTGTTGTCTAATTAAAAAAATGAGATGTATTTATCTACTGAATCCGCTTCTAAAGAGCGGATTCTTTTAATATCATGATTTATCTTTTGAAATCCTGATTGCATTGATAATATTCTGATCTCTAAAAATCCAGATACTCACAAATTTCATGTCTTCAGACTTTTCAAAATCAGCATCAAAAACAATCATTTCAATTGGGTCACGATCCTTGCTAAAATCCTGAATGTAAACCGAATTGAGTTTTTTAATATTAATTTTACCCAGTTTATCTGTCAAGTTTTCACATGTTTTTTGAAAGTTCTCAAACAATCTTCTTTCGAATCTCTTATCTAAAGTAAATTGATCAAATTTAGAATAGTTTTTATTTTCACATTTTGCAAAATATTCTTTGATAAAATTTTTACTGATTTCAATTCTTTCAGAATTAACTTTCGAATTTTTAATTTTAGTATGATATTTCTGTGAAAACAAAAGAAATGGGAAGGTAAAAGCTAGTGAAAAAAGGATTTTTTTCATTGATAGGTTTTTAATAATTTTTTAAAAATAAGAATTTATTTACTAATTAAAAATAAAAAACCGACAAGCATTGCTTATCGGTTCTTGAAAAATGAAAAATTAATATGGATATGAACTATTTGATGTTTTTAGAATCATTTTTAATTCTGAAGCAAATTTATATTTATTTAGACTAAATATAAATAATATTCAACTGACTTTTGTCAGTTTCTCACATTTAGTTCATCTTTCTCTCTTGTTAGCTGATCAAGCTTTTTCAATAATGTCGGCATTCTATACGCTCCATACATATTTTCAACCTTGGTTTTAATGTCATTTGTATCAATTCCTACAACGGTAAGAAATAATGGAGTTTTGCTTTCACCTCGAAAAACAGTTTTTCTCAGATCGTCTTCACTAGCGAATCCATTTTTAGCAATACCGATTACAGGATATTTCTTGTTTAAAGATTCGTAAAGATAACCACCGAGTCCTATTTTTCCGCTATTATCTAACGTTACATAACCATCGACAATAATAAGATCGCCTTCTTTTAAATTGATTTTCTTTAGTAAACTCAAAATACAGGGCAATTCTCTTTTGTAAAAAGCTCCGCTTTCATAATCGGAACTGATTTCTGTATTTTCTGAATAGATAAAGTTTTCCGTTTCAGAAGTCCAGTTTTCAAAGGCTATGCAGACTGTTTTTGCAAAGTCTTCGTAATAAAAAGTGTCGAATGCGTAAATCATCTTTTAAGAAGTAAAAAATTCTCCGAAATGCCATAAAATTCCTGCCGGATCAAGAAGAAAACACTCTTTTCCCCAAACTTCGGTCTTTGTAGGAACTAATCGGATTGTATTGTATTTTTCTTTTAAATTCAAAGACACAAGCTCTTCCCAATAGAGATCTACATTTTCTATTTCAAGGAAAATCATGGTATTTTCAATCCATTCTTTGGCATAATAATCTTGTAAATAAAAGGCAAAATCCCCTTTTTTAAACACAGAAAATTTAGGATCGATCTCAACTTCTTCAAACCCTAAATCCCTGTAAAATGCTCTGCTTTCGGCAAAATCTTTCGAGCCGATAAAGGGTCTTATCGATTTTATTTTTTGATTCATATTGTTTTGTTGTTTGTACAATTCTCAAAAGTCATTTCAAACTTAATTTCATTTTTACCGTGAATTCCTATTTCGTTCCAGCCAGATTTTCGGTAAAAAATTTCTGCTCTTGTATTTGGAGAAGTTCCAAGCCAGACGTTTTTTTTTGTTTGAGTAAAATACCAATCAAGCATAATATCGTGCAGTTTCTTACCAATTTCCTTTCTTTTCAAAATCGGGATCAACAAACAGTGCCCAAATGTTATTATCTTTTAAATCTACAATCGAAAAACCTGTAATTTTTCCGTCGATTTCGCAAACCCAGCCTTTTCCTCTTTCTGTAATAAACTCTTCACAATCTTTATCAGTCACAAGATCAGGATTTGACAAGGTATTTTCCTTAACAGAATTTCTTACCACCTGAATTTGAGGAATATCTTCTACTCTAGCTTCACGAATAATCATATTTGAATTTTAAAAAACGAAATATTATTTCTTATCTACAACAATTCTTGCTTCACGATTGGCCAGTTCCCAAGCTGTCGTAAAAACCAGCTGTGTTCTTTTTTGCAGTAAAGGGAAATCAATTTTGTCAACATCATCTGTTGGTTTGTGATAATCTTCATGGATTCCATCAAAGAAAAATGCTACAGGAATACCATGTTTTGCAAAATTATAATGATCAGAACGGTAATATAATCTGTCCGGATCTTTCTGGTCATCATATTTGTAGTTCAGTTCCAGGTTGTTAGTCTTTTTGTTCGCTGCTTCATTAATAATTTTCAGTTCTGAACTCAACATTTCAGAACCAATCACATACACATAATTTTTACCTCTGTTTGCAATATCATCTCTTCCGATCATATCAATATTTAAATCTGCCACCGTATTTTCTAAAGGAAAAACAGGATTATCCGAATAATAAGACGATCCGAAAAGTCCATGTTCCTCTCCTGTTACATGTAGAAATAAGATTGATCTTTTGGGACCATTTCCTGCTTTTTTAGCACTTTGAAAAGCTTTGGCAATCTGCATTACCGCAACTGTTCCACTTCCATCATCATCGGCTCCGTTATAAACCACTCCATTTTTTGTTCCTACGTGATCGTAATGTGCCGAAATCACAATAATTTCTTCAGGTTTTTCGCTCCCTTCAATAAAAGCCAAAATATTTTCGGAATCCGGTAAATTTCCACCACCTCTTTTGTTCATATAAGAAGACGGAACTTTTTGATAATAGGAAGTTAAATTTTTTGGAAAAGAAATTCCTAAATCTTTATAAAAATTAATGATGTACTCTCCCGCTTTTTTCTGACCGGGACTTCCCGTGTCTCTTCCCTCCATTTCATCAGATGCAATGACGTATAGATTTTTCTTTAAATCTTTCAGTTTAATTCTTTGATATGCTTTGTTAAAAGCTTTTTCACTTTTTAAAATACTTGAATTTAAATGTTGATCTGAATTCTGATTTTGCGTTGAAATTGCTGAACTTCCACAGCTTGTAAGAAGTATTGCTGAAAATATAGGGAGAAGTAATTTCTTCATGGTAAAAAATATTTGTTTAAAAATAACAAAAATAATTCATCTGCTTACTGCAAACATTTTTTTTATATATTTGATAAACACTATGGAAAAAAATTACGGATTTAATGATTATAAATTTTTTACAGACATGTCGGAGCTTTCTTCCAGGCATAAAAGTTATGATTTATCATTGGGTCTTCCCGATTTTGAAATTGATCCTCGCCTTCGGTATTTTCTTAAAGAATCTGCCGATATGATCAGTCACAGCTACGAATCTCTTTCAGGAAATTCTTTGTTGATTGAAAATATTATTCGGTTTAATTTAAACAGAAAAAACAGCTTACAATTAAAATACGAAGAAGTTAATATTGTCCCGTGTTCTACATTTGGGCTTTACACTTCCTTAAAGTCAATTTTAAATAATGGCGATGAAGTGATTGTCATTCAGCCTTCTTATTATACATATGCTCCTTCAATTGTTATGAATGGTGGTGTTCCTGTGTACTACGATTTGGAAAATGATTTTAAAATTGACTGGGAAAAGTTAAAGCAATGTATTTCTGTAAAAACAAAAGCCATCATTGTAAATTCACCCCAAAATCCGACCGGAAAAACGTGGAATAAAGAAGATTGGGATCAACTATACGAACTTATAAAACATCAAGAAATTTATCTTATTTCTGAAGAAGTTTATGATATTTACCATTATGATAATGCGGAACATTACAGTTCATTTTTGCATCCTGAATTAAGAAAAAAAACATTCTGCATTTTTTCTTTTGGTAAAATGTTCCACGCAACAGGCTGGAAAGTAAGCTATATTTTAGCTTCAGAAAGTTTGCTTGAAAATTTCAGAAATCATCAGCAATATATTTCGTATAGCTCCAATTCGCCTTGTCAATACGCAATTGCAAAATATCTTGACGTTTTTGATCCTGCAGAAAATCAAAAAATCATGCAGAACAAACGTGATATTTTTAATGAATTGATACAACCTACCCCCTTGATTGTTGAAGAAATATCTCAAGGTGGATTTTTTCAGATTGTAAACTTCAGAAACGTTACTAAAGCCATGACCGATGTAGAGTTTTCGAAATGGCTGACTGTAGAAAAAAAAGTTTCTTGTTTGCCGCTTTCTGCATTTTATAATTCTAAAACAGATTCAGATTACATCAGATTCAGTTTTGCTAAAAAAGATGAAGTGATTATTCAGGCTTTGGAGCATTTGAAGAGAAATTTATAAGTAGTTAATTTAAAATAACTTTTTCTAATTCTTTTCAATATATTATTCTACAAAACATCCTAAATCATGAGAAAAGTAGACATGGCCAAATATTTAGAAGAACCCTCCCGCTACATACTCAGAAGCGGAGCAAATCATAATGATGCACCACTTTGTCCATACGGAAATATACAACAATGGGTTGGTTATGATCTAAAATTGGAAGAATATGTACGGTTTACAAAGTCTGTTTTTAAATTATTAGTTCAAAAAAAAGACTTGGAATAAGGATTCGATTTTTACTGCAATAAATTATAATGGTTCAAAAAATAAAAATTTTAAATAATATAGAAGCTCCCTTTTCTTTTATGCCAAGTGATTGGGATGAAGAACTTACGATTGCCTGGAATGTAGGAGAACCAACCCATATAAAACTCGACGACAACAACATTGCAATAGGCACCAATTGTATACTTTTTGTTTCAGAATTTTATATGAAACTGGAAGTAGGAACCGGAACTTTTCGTATCATTAAATTTAATAAAATCTTTATCAATCCTATTGATTCTATGATAAATACCGGAGAATATCTGATGATATTTTATGGTTTACATGCTATAGATCATCTGCCAAAAATCAGTTTAAAGGAAAACGAAATCAATGTTTTTGAGCATATTTGGCAGGAGTTACTTTTAGAAGAAAAAAATATAGACAGTCCTATTTCTGAAGCATTGCTTAGAAATTCTTTTCAGCGTTTCTTGCTAAAAAGCCAAAAAAATCATGCAGAAAGTGAGTTTAATATCGCCATCGATTTTAAAGATTTAAGACTCATTCGTGAGTTTCAGTATCTGGTTAACAATAATTTCAAAGAATTGAAAAAGGTTTCCGATTACGCAGATGTTTTAAAAGTTTCACCTAAAAAGATTTCAGAAATATTTGGTTGCTGTTACAGCAAAAAGGCAAGTGAACTTATTGCTGACCGAAGAAATCTATATGCTAAAAGACAATTGATGCATACAGATGAGTTGATAAAAAACATCGCTTATGATTTGAATTTTTCAGATTCTCAGGCTTTTTCACATTTCTTCAAAAAACAAAACGGACTGTCGCCTGAAGAATTCCGCAGTAAATCAGGAAGTATATAAATTTCGTTCTCATAAAAAATAAATCTGCCAGAAAACCAAACACCAATTAAAGAATGTGCAACACTCTATTGGCGTGCTGTGTTTGTACATTTGTATCAACCAATAAAATAAAAAAGTTATGATTAATTGGAGTGATGTTTTAAAATTCGCGACAAACGGAAATCCTACACCGGACAAAAGAGTAGAAAAAACAGAAGCAGAATGGAAAGCTATTCTTACCCCCGAACAATTCAGAATTGCCCGTTTAAAAGGAACGGAAAGAGCTGGTTCAGGAGCTTTTTGCCATGCTCATGATGCAGGTAGGTACAAATGCATTTGCTGTGACAATGAGTTGTTCGATTCCACCATAAAATTTAATTCCGGAACGGGATGGCCAAGTTTTACACAGCCGATAAGAGAAAATGCGATTAAGTATGACAAAGACAGTTCTTATGGAATAATTCGTGTAGAAGTAATGTGTAATAATTGTGATGGTCATTTGGGACATGTTTTTCCCGACGGTCCGGAACCAAGTGGACTGCGATATTGTATCAATTCCGAATCGATTGATTTGATCAAAGAATCTGTATAACAAGTTTATTAATATCTAAAAAATGATATTGAATATGGAAGAACAAATGAATACAAAAGCTCCAGAATTAAGAGTAGAACGATGGATAGATGCTAACGGAAATGAGTTGACTCAACCAATAAGACTATCAGATTACCATGACAAGTATAAAATTATTTATTGTTTTCAGCATTGGTGTCCCGGTTGTCACAGTGTTGGTCTTCCGTCACTAAAAAAATTGGTTGATGCTTTTGAAGGGAACGAGAAGATTGTTTTTCTTGCGGTTCAAACAGTTTTTGAAGGAAACCAAGCTAATACTTATGATAAAATTCTGGAAACACAGAAGAAATATGAACTAAAAATTCCTTTTGGGCATGATCCCGGGAATGGAAGATCAACTATTATGGAAGATTTTCAAACAGGTGGAACACCTTGGTTTATTGTTATAGACAAAGCAGATAATGTAGTGTTTGCAGATTTTCACATCAATGTAGACGGTGCAATTGGATATTTAACAGAGAGTATAAAATAGTTTAGAAAAAAATAATCAAAAAAAGAATAAAAAATGACACATAATAAAAAAGTATATATCGCAGGTGGATGTTTCTGGGGAATGGAAGATCTTTTCAGAAAACAAAAAGGAATTGTCGACACAGAAGTGGGTTACATTGGCGGAGAAAATGAAAATCCGACCTATCGTAATCATCCGGGGCATGCAGAAGGAATTGAGTTAACCTATAATCCTGATGAAACAAATTTTAGAGAAATACTTGATTATTTCTACAGAATCCACGATCCATCGACAGTAGACAGACAAGGAAACGACCGCGGGTCGAGCTACCGTTCGGCTATTTTTTTTCAGAATGAGGAAGAAAAAGAAACAGCAAAAGAAATCATTGATATTGTCGATAAATCTGGAAAATGGAATGGAAAAATAGTAACTACATTAGAACCTTATACTAAATTCTGGCCTGCAGAACCAGAGCATCAGGATTATTTAGAGCGAATTCCTAATGGATATACTTGCCATTTCGAAAGATTCGGAACGTTTTTAGAGAAATAAACCTAAGATTATAGAAGAAAAAATGAACAATAAAATAGGCTTCGGAGGCGGATGTCATTGGTGTACGGAAGGGATCTTTCAGTCTTTAATCGGTATTGCTGATGTTAAACAAGGCTGGATTTCATCTTTCGGAAAATATGTTTCCTTTTCTGAAGCTGT
Coding sequences within it:
- a CDS encoding T9SS type A sorting domain-containing protein; its protein translation is MTSKSLVLIAFGSLSIFFKAQTFPYERTWGTYIGATGTYLGDFTLNGNSFFIDPQQNIIANGHTSYQSSYNPSYYNQYVVGGGNMIVPSQQNYYSAKISPSGQMIMGGYNGISNDFEKIIGVDNSGNVYVLKNYPSQIPNLATSGTWLNQNVNTAGNQTYTLTKYDPSHNVMWTTYIPNNTISLRFDDNQNIYLLGSVKYDIPGLGTPGVFQENFVSYNIGGNSQENSYLVKLSPSGQKLWGTFSTPGIFDFKWFNDELYLVTAYSPQMPGNFTNPGTFQPTATANNLILKFNANTGQKIWGTFYGTPIHPTSFTGYGISAIEVNSTGIYVSGQNEDDAYPNYFATTGAYKNQLVNGDLFLSKFDFTGNRIWSTYFGSAGYDGLFGTSNLTVLGNRIVITGSQYGATSNISTPGAFLTTVPNTALGHTNMYFAEFDSNGNRIWASYYGGIGSNSLGEYINAKFMDNGSLVLWGATGSPTGIGTEGAAYQNMINPYSSAPFGFIAKFNLKDGLSTSELNKQNELRLYDNPNNGNFYLSGKALEKQNTVVKIFDMSGKLLNTEHLNANKTHYLQMNGKLQAGNYLVEANTEKGEKLKVFKMTVK
- the msrA gene encoding peptide-methionine (S)-S-oxide reductase MsrA, translated to MTHNKKVYIAGGCFWGMEDLFRKQKGIVDTEVGYIGGENENPTYRNHPGHAEGIELTYNPDETNFREILDYFYRIHDPSTVDRQGNDRGSSYRSAIFFQNEEEKETAKEIIDIVDKSGKWNGKIVTTLEPYTKFWPAEPEHQDYLERIPNGYTCHFERFGTFLEK
- a CDS encoding peroxiredoxin family protein → MEEQMNTKAPELRVERWIDANGNELTQPIRLSDYHDKYKIIYCFQHWCPGCHSVGLPSLKKLVDAFEGNEKIVFLAVQTVFEGNQANTYDKILETQKKYELKIPFGHDPGNGRSTIMEDFQTGGTPWFIVIDKADNVVFADFHINVDGAIGYLTESIK
- a CDS encoding M28 family metallopeptidase, which encodes MKKLLLPIFSAILLTSCGSSAISTQNQNSDQHLNSSILKSEKAFNKAYQRIKLKDLKKNLYVIASDEMEGRDTGSPGQKKAGEYIINFYKDLGISFPKNLTSYYQKVPSSYMNKRGGGNLPDSENILAFIEGSEKPEEIIVISAHYDHVGTKNGVVYNGADDDGSGTVAVMQIAKAFQSAKKAGNGPKRSILFLHVTGEEHGLFGSSYYSDNPVFPLENTVADLNIDMIGRDDIANRGKNYVYVIGSEMLSSELKIINEAANKKTNNLELNYKYDDQKDPDRLYYRSDHYNFAKHGIPVAFFFDGIHEDYHKPTDDVDKIDFPLLQKRTQLVFTTAWELANREARIVVDKK
- a CDS encoding aminotransferase class I/II-fold pyridoxal phosphate-dependent enzyme is translated as MEKNYGFNDYKFFTDMSELSSRHKSYDLSLGLPDFEIDPRLRYFLKESADMISHSYESLSGNSLLIENIIRFNLNRKNSLQLKYEEVNIVPCSTFGLYTSLKSILNNGDEVIVIQPSYYTYAPSIVMNGGVPVYYDLENDFKIDWEKLKQCISVKTKAIIVNSPQNPTGKTWNKEDWDQLYELIKHQEIYLISEEVYDIYHYDNAEHYSSFLHPELRKKTFCIFSFGKMFHATGWKVSYILASESLLENFRNHQQYISYSSNSPCQYAIAKYLDVFDPAENQKIMQNKRDIFNELIQPTPLIVEEISQGGFFQIVNFRNVTKAMTDVEFSKWLTVEKKVSCLPLSAFYNSKTDSDYIRFSFAKKDEVIIQALEHLKRNL
- the msrB gene encoding peptide-methionine (R)-S-oxide reductase MsrB; protein product: MINWSDVLKFATNGNPTPDKRVEKTEAEWKAILTPEQFRIARLKGTERAGSGAFCHAHDAGRYKCICCDNELFDSTIKFNSGTGWPSFTQPIRENAIKYDKDSSYGIIRVEVMCNNCDGHLGHVFPDGPEPSGLRYCINSESIDLIKESV
- a CDS encoding VOC family protein, whose amino-acid sequence is MNQKIKSIRPFIGSKDFAESRAFYRDLGFEEVEIDPKFSVFKKGDFAFYLQDYYAKEWIENTMIFLEIENVDLYWEELVSLNLKEKYNTIRLVPTKTEVWGKECFLLDPAGILWHFGEFFTS
- a CDS encoding endonuclease V — protein: MIYAFDTFYYEDFAKTVCIAFENWTSETENFIYSENTEISSDYESGAFYKRELPCILSLLKKINLKEGDLIIVDGYVTLDNSGKIGLGGYLYESLNKKYPVIGIAKNGFASEDDLRKTVFRGESKTPLFLTVVGIDTNDIKTKVENMYGAYRMPTLLKKLDQLTREKDELNVRN
- a CDS encoding helix-turn-helix domain-containing protein codes for the protein MVQKIKILNNIEAPFSFMPSDWDEELTIAWNVGEPTHIKLDDNNIAIGTNCILFVSEFYMKLEVGTGTFRIIKFNKIFINPIDSMINTGEYLMIFYGLHAIDHLPKISLKENEINVFEHIWQELLLEEKNIDSPISEALLRNSFQRFLLKSQKNHAESEFNIAIDFKDLRLIREFQYLVNNNFKELKKVSDYADVLKVSPKKISEIFGCCYSKKASELIADRRNLYAKRQLMHTDELIKNIAYDLNFSDSQAFSHFFKKQNGLSPEEFRSKSGSI
- a CDS encoding GNAT family N-acetyltransferase translates to MIIREARVEDIPQIQVVRNSVKENTLSNPDLVTDKDCEEFITERGKGWVCEIDGKITGFSIVDLKDNNIWALFVDPDFEKKGNW